The following proteins are co-located in the Echinicola sp. 20G genome:
- a CDS encoding RagB/SusD family nutrient uptake outer membrane protein gives MKKYIYSILACMILLTACNDEEFLNRDPQNILLEDQVWENEDLVLSVLADLYNRLPDYQTIERWWEYANFDETFASNAGDYWRHQNVDYGYGDWGMWDYGYIRDINLFIEKAEVADQLDPGVRAQFIAEAKFIRAMVYFEHVKRMGGVPLILESLEYDYSGDPTYLQYPRAKEHEIYDYIIQEMEDIKGDLPNGGTRSRATIGAALALESRAALYAGSIANYGQLTPNVSLPGDEVGIPADMANQYYTISLRASEEVMGLGTYELYQNDPDPSENYTNIFLNKSANNEVILAKDFLVQGRTHGFTIENIPRSLREENTVGGKMNPSLNLVQSFELLDNTFAPLPTEDAEGNPIYYDNQIDIFAGRDPRLAGTVILPGSTFRGSPVDIWAGWKAEDGTVITSDQLGGRAALPNGSTDQVVGFDGPIDNLEWSAQNGFYLRKYVDTSVGSGQRGTGSAVWWIRFRYAEILLNAAEAAHELGDNTKAAEYMNQVRRRAGFPTDLTPSEIDFDRIVHERKVELSFENHILWDYKRWRLAHRVWNGESVDLTNEPGDALAVSTRVFGLKPYKVYDPGSPNHEKWIFEEFKPNPVFNPHRFRLGNYYSFIGDNVRNANPKIVRNPNQ, from the coding sequence ATGAAAAAATACATATATAGCATTTTAGCATGCATGATTTTATTAACTGCATGTAATGATGAGGAATTCTTGAACCGCGACCCTCAAAATATACTTTTGGAAGATCAGGTTTGGGAAAATGAAGACTTGGTGCTGTCCGTATTGGCAGATTTATACAACAGGCTTCCCGATTATCAAACGATTGAAAGATGGTGGGAGTACGCCAATTTTGACGAAACCTTTGCATCCAATGCGGGGGATTATTGGCGACACCAAAATGTGGATTATGGTTATGGTGACTGGGGAATGTGGGATTATGGCTATATCCGAGATATTAACCTGTTCATTGAAAAGGCGGAAGTTGCTGATCAATTGGATCCTGGTGTAAGGGCTCAATTTATAGCTGAGGCTAAGTTTATCCGTGCTATGGTTTACTTTGAACATGTAAAAAGAATGGGAGGTGTGCCTTTGATCTTGGAGTCTTTGGAATATGATTATAGCGGAGACCCAACTTATTTGCAATATCCTAGAGCCAAAGAACATGAGATTTATGATTATATCATCCAAGAGATGGAAGATATAAAAGGAGATCTCCCTAATGGAGGGACAAGGTCAAGAGCTACTATTGGGGCTGCTTTGGCATTGGAGTCAAGAGCGGCATTGTATGCGGGATCCATTGCCAATTATGGACAGCTGACCCCAAATGTTTCCTTGCCAGGAGATGAAGTGGGAATTCCAGCGGACATGGCCAATCAATATTACACGATTTCTTTGAGAGCTTCTGAGGAAGTAATGGGCTTGGGTACTTACGAATTGTATCAAAATGATCCTGACCCATCTGAAAACTACACCAATATCTTCTTAAATAAATCGGCTAACAATGAGGTGATTTTGGCAAAGGACTTCTTGGTTCAAGGTAGGACACATGGTTTTACCATTGAAAATATTCCGAGGTCGTTGAGAGAAGAAAATACAGTCGGTGGAAAAATGAATCCTTCGCTGAATTTGGTACAATCATTTGAATTGCTGGACAATACTTTCGCACCGCTTCCTACGGAAGATGCCGAGGGTAATCCTATTTATTATGATAATCAAATAGATATTTTCGCAGGAAGAGATCCTAGATTAGCAGGGACTGTGATTTTACCCGGCTCAACATTCCGAGGTAGCCCAGTAGATATTTGGGCAGGCTGGAAAGCGGAAGATGGTACCGTGATTACTTCTGATCAGTTGGGAGGAAGAGCCGCTCTGCCAAATGGGTCTACAGATCAAGTGGTTGGTTTTGATGGACCAATTGATAATTTGGAGTGGTCTGCTCAGAATGGCTTCTATTTGAGAAAGTATGTAGATACTTCAGTTGGTTCTGGACAAAGAGGTACTGGTAGTGCAGTATGGTGGATTAGATTCAGGTATGCTGAGATTTTACTGAATGCAGCAGAAGCTGCTCATGAGTTAGGAGATAATACGAAAGCTGCTGAATACATGAATCAGGTAAGAAGGAGAGCAGGATTTCCAACTGACTTGACACCATCTGAAATAGATTTTGATAGAATTGTTCATGAGAGAAAAGTAGAGTTGTCCTTCGAAAACCATATCCTTTGGGATTATAAGCGATGGAGATTGGCTCATAGGGTTTGGAACGGAGAATCGGTTGACTTGACCAATGAACCGGGTGACGCTTTAGCGGTAAGTACCCGCGTGTTTGGACTGAAGCCTTATAAAGTATATGATCCAGGAAGTCCTAACCATGAGAAATGGATATTTGAGGAATTCAAACCAAATCCAGTGTTTAATCCTCACCGGTTCCGTCTAGGAAATTACTACTCATTCATTGGGGATAACGTTCGAAACGCCAACCCTAAGATTGTTAGAAACCCTAACCAATAA
- a CDS encoding glutaminase family protein has protein sequence MNKLTFLLLGVLILSLVGCQRAEEKQLGLELETSTAIRPPAYPLISVDPYFSVWSMGDQLNGEATKHWTGKENDLQGIIRVDGMSYYFLGEEVTETRAVLPMTGMKGSWKYTLEKPADKWINLGYEEGNQWKVTKGAFTNGDDSPAPNKWNTENIWVRRTFELESTNFHDLLLNIHHDDNVKVYLNGVLAYEKEGWVSSPATLAIKEEAKKALKVGRNVMAIHCENTAGGAFLDAGLVEVLPPSVQIGQAEQTHAEVRATQTFYTFECGNVKLGVTFTAPMLPDNMEVMTRPANYISFEVASKDGAAHDVQVYFSAAGNLAVNTLNQEVTWERPDIAGLQVMKLGTSTQPILEKKGDNIRIDWGYLYLATNDQENTTSLIGMNKESINEFVTKGKLNSADASTKPVALDDKMMTQAVSFDFGKVGSKAVENFVTLAYDDLYAVQFFNENLKAWWKKYGMSTEQMLQAAQSDYSKLIAESKAFDQKLYKDALEAGGADYAAICALVYRQAVSAHKTVEGPNGELFFFSKENFSNGSIGTVDVTYPSAPLFLIYNPDLLKGMLEPIYYYSESGKWAKPFPAHDVGTYPLANGQTYGEDMPVEEAGNMLLLTGAIAKVEGNADYANKHWEVMTTWVEYLANEGFDPANQLCTDDFAGHLAHNANLSVKAILAIAAYGQMAETLGKTEEAKKYTAMAKDFAQKWMEKAEDGDHYSLTFDKKGTWSQKYNLVWNELLGLEIFPKEVAEKEIAYYLTKQEEYGLPLDSRKTYTKSDWVIWTAAMANSEEDEKALIDPMFTYINETPDRIPVSDWHETTNSTSVGFRARSVVGGYYMPVLKDVLLKQ, from the coding sequence ATGAATAAATTGACCTTTCTTCTCCTAGGGGTGCTGATCCTCTCCTTGGTAGGATGCCAGCGGGCTGAGGAAAAGCAGCTTGGGCTTGAGTTGGAGACAAGCACAGCTATCAGACCTCCAGCTTACCCATTGATTTCTGTGGACCCATATTTCAGCGTTTGGAGTATGGGAGATCAACTCAATGGTGAGGCTACCAAACATTGGACTGGCAAGGAAAATGACTTGCAAGGAATTATAAGAGTAGACGGAATGTCCTATTATTTTTTGGGGGAGGAAGTAACTGAAACCCGAGCGGTATTGCCGATGACTGGAATGAAGGGAAGCTGGAAATATACCTTAGAGAAGCCAGCTGATAAGTGGATAAACCTGGGCTATGAAGAAGGAAACCAATGGAAGGTTACCAAAGGGGCATTTACCAATGGAGATGATAGTCCTGCTCCCAACAAATGGAATACAGAGAATATTTGGGTGAGAAGAACCTTTGAATTGGAGAGCACTAATTTCCATGATTTGCTTTTGAATATTCATCATGATGATAATGTAAAAGTTTATCTCAATGGTGTTTTGGCTTATGAAAAAGAAGGTTGGGTGTCCAGTCCGGCTACCCTGGCCATTAAGGAAGAAGCGAAGAAAGCCTTAAAAGTAGGAAGAAATGTAATGGCTATCCATTGTGAAAACACGGCAGGAGGTGCTTTTCTGGACGCTGGTTTGGTGGAAGTCCTTCCTCCTTCTGTGCAAATCGGTCAAGCTGAACAAACCCATGCTGAAGTAAGGGCAACCCAGACCTTTTATACTTTTGAATGTGGGAATGTAAAGTTAGGTGTGACTTTTACAGCACCAATGCTTCCTGATAACATGGAGGTCATGACCCGTCCCGCCAATTACATCAGCTTTGAAGTGGCTTCCAAAGATGGAGCAGCGCATGATGTACAGGTGTATTTTAGTGCTGCTGGAAACTTAGCTGTCAATACGCTTAATCAGGAAGTTACTTGGGAAAGGCCCGATATTGCAGGTTTGCAGGTAATGAAGTTGGGAACCAGTACCCAGCCAATTTTGGAAAAGAAAGGAGACAACATCAGGATTGATTGGGGATACCTATACCTTGCTACCAATGACCAAGAGAATACTACCTCATTGATTGGCATGAACAAGGAGTCAATCAATGAATTCGTAACTAAAGGAAAACTCAATTCAGCGGATGCCTCGACAAAGCCAGTAGCCTTGGATGATAAGATGATGACCCAAGCGGTATCATTTGATTTCGGAAAAGTAGGGAGTAAGGCAGTGGAAAATTTTGTCACCTTAGCTTATGATGACTTGTATGCAGTACAATTTTTCAATGAGAACCTGAAAGCATGGTGGAAAAAATATGGGATGAGCACAGAGCAAATGCTTCAGGCTGCCCAAAGTGATTACAGTAAATTGATTGCTGAAAGCAAAGCTTTTGATCAGAAATTGTATAAAGATGCCCTTGAAGCAGGAGGGGCTGATTATGCTGCAATATGCGCTTTGGTATATCGTCAGGCGGTTTCTGCCCACAAAACCGTAGAAGGCCCTAATGGGGAGTTGTTTTTCTTTTCTAAAGAGAACTTCAGTAATGGTTCAATAGGAACCGTGGATGTGACCTATCCTTCCGCTCCTTTATTTTTGATTTATAATCCTGATTTGCTGAAGGGCATGTTGGAGCCTATTTATTATTACAGTGAAAGTGGCAAGTGGGCAAAACCCTTTCCTGCCCATGATGTAGGAACTTATCCTTTGGCCAATGGTCAAACCTATGGGGAAGATATGCCTGTGGAGGAAGCGGGTAACATGCTTTTATTGACTGGCGCCATAGCTAAAGTGGAAGGTAATGCAGACTATGCGAATAAACATTGGGAGGTGATGACCACTTGGGTGGAGTATTTGGCAAATGAAGGTTTTGATCCGGCCAACCAACTTTGTACAGATGACTTTGCTGGTCATTTGGCCCATAATGCCAACCTTTCTGTAAAAGCTATACTAGCAATAGCAGCATATGGACAAATGGCAGAAACCTTGGGCAAAACTGAAGAAGCAAAGAAATATACTGCGATGGCCAAAGATTTTGCACAGAAGTGGATGGAAAAGGCGGAAGATGGAGATCACTACAGCTTGACTTTTGACAAAAAAGGAACCTGGAGCCAAAAGTATAATTTGGTTTGGAATGAGTTGCTGGGACTGGAGATCTTCCCTAAAGAAGTGGCTGAAAAAGAAATTGCCTATTACCTGACCAAGCAAGAAGAATATGGTTTGCCTCTTGATAGCAGAAAAACCTATACGAAGTCAGATTGGGTGATTTGGACAGCAGCTATGGCCAACAGCGAGGAAGACGAAAAGGCCTTGATTGACCCGATGTTTACCTATATCAATGAAACTCCAGATAGGATTCCAGTTAGTGACTGGCACGAAACTACCAATTCAACCTCTGTTGGTTTTAGAGCAAGATCAGTGGTGGGAGGCTATTACATGCCAGTTTTGAAAGATGTCCTTTTGAAACAATAA
- a CDS encoding glycoside hydrolase family 2 protein translates to MKKSILIGAGLMLAQSLAWAQEGSWAPAEGKIMTEWADQVNPENVHQEYPRPHMVREDNWQNLNGLWSYQIQSKGGNAPSSYEGEILVPFAVESALSGVGKTVGKDQELWYKTTFEAKKSSKERVLLHFGAVDWETEVFVNGTSVGVHQGGYTPFSFDITDALKGRKGNELVVRVWDPTDEGPQPRGKQVNRPHGIWYTPVTGIWQTVWTENVPSSHIVSTKNTADIDAGTLTIETEVESAQSSHKVKVKVLSAGEVVSEKVVAVGEEAVLPIENAKLWEPGNPFLYDLEVSLVSGNRVVDQIEGYAAMRKVSMELDDDGVQRMLLNNKFVFQYGPLDQGWWPDGLYTAPNEEALVFDIIKTQEMGFNMIRKHVKVEPARWYYHCDKMGMLVWQDMPSGDMGNQWNPRPGIVGVGTERDRTPESEKIYKTEWKEIMDDFYNFPSIIVWVPFNEAWGQFKTEEIVKWTMDYDQSRLVNGASGGNFFPVGQIMDLHNYPNPAMPNPKFFGKDQVITLGEFGGLGLPVDGHTWQEKDNWGYQSFKSVEELEDRYSKLMDDLVKLIPKGLSAAVYTQTTDVEVETNGLMTYDRKVIKLTPAFLKKVHDQLYEAE, encoded by the coding sequence ATGAAAAAATCAATCCTAATTGGTGCAGGCTTGATGCTGGCCCAGTCTCTAGCTTGGGCGCAGGAAGGAAGCTGGGCGCCTGCAGAAGGGAAGATCATGACCGAATGGGCTGATCAGGTAAATCCCGAAAATGTACACCAAGAGTACCCTCGTCCTCATATGGTGAGGGAAGACAATTGGCAGAACCTTAATGGTTTGTGGAGCTATCAAATTCAAAGCAAGGGAGGTAATGCACCGAGTTCATACGAAGGTGAGATTTTGGTACCTTTTGCGGTAGAGTCAGCCTTATCCGGAGTGGGAAAAACAGTAGGGAAGGATCAAGAGCTGTGGTACAAGACCACTTTTGAGGCCAAAAAATCAAGCAAAGAAAGGGTTCTTTTGCACTTTGGAGCAGTGGACTGGGAGACAGAAGTTTTTGTTAATGGTACATCTGTTGGTGTACACCAAGGAGGGTATACTCCCTTTTCTTTTGATATTACCGATGCTTTGAAAGGCAGAAAAGGAAATGAGTTGGTGGTAAGAGTTTGGGATCCTACGGATGAAGGTCCTCAGCCAAGAGGGAAGCAAGTGAACAGGCCACATGGTATTTGGTATACTCCAGTAACAGGAATCTGGCAGACAGTTTGGACAGAGAATGTTCCAAGCAGCCATATTGTTTCCACCAAAAACACAGCTGACATTGATGCAGGTACCTTGACCATTGAAACGGAAGTGGAAAGTGCCCAAAGCAGCCATAAGGTAAAGGTTAAGGTACTGTCGGCTGGTGAAGTTGTGTCAGAGAAAGTCGTTGCTGTGGGTGAGGAAGCAGTGTTGCCAATTGAAAATGCCAAGTTGTGGGAGCCTGGTAACCCCTTTCTTTATGATTTGGAAGTTAGCTTAGTGAGTGGAAATCGTGTTGTGGACCAAATTGAAGGATATGCTGCCATGAGAAAGGTGAGCATGGAGTTGGACGATGATGGTGTACAACGCATGTTGTTGAATAACAAATTTGTGTTCCAGTATGGTCCGCTGGACCAAGGCTGGTGGCCTGATGGATTATATACTGCGCCAAATGAAGAAGCTTTGGTTTTTGATATCATCAAGACTCAAGAAATGGGTTTTAACATGATTAGAAAACACGTGAAAGTAGAGCCTGCAAGATGGTATTATCACTGTGACAAGATGGGGATGCTAGTTTGGCAGGACATGCCAAGTGGAGATATGGGCAACCAATGGAACCCTCGTCCAGGAATCGTGGGTGTGGGGACAGAAAGAGATAGAACTCCTGAATCAGAAAAAATCTACAAAACAGAATGGAAAGAAATCATGGATGATTTCTATAACTTTCCATCAATCATTGTCTGGGTTCCATTTAATGAAGCGTGGGGCCAATTTAAAACTGAAGAAATTGTGAAATGGACCATGGACTATGACCAAAGCCGTTTGGTGAATGGTGCCAGTGGTGGCAATTTCTTCCCTGTTGGTCAGATTATGGATTTACACAACTATCCAAATCCAGCAATGCCTAACCCTAAGTTTTTTGGAAAAGATCAAGTCATTACTTTAGGTGAATTTGGTGGGCTTGGGTTGCCGGTTGATGGACATACTTGGCAAGAAAAAGACAACTGGGGTTATCAGAGTTTTAAGTCTGTTGAAGAGTTAGAGGACCGTTATTCAAAGTTGATGGACGACTTGGTTAAGTTGATCCCGAAAGGGCTCTCTGCAGCGGTCTATACACAAACCACAGATGTGGAGGTAGAAACCAATGGACTGATGACTTATGATAGAAAAGTGATCAAATTAACGCCTGCGTTTTTAAAGAAAGTTCATGATCAGCTATATGAAGCTGAGTAA
- a CDS encoding beta-L-arabinofuranosidase domain-containing protein, translating into MIQYPKLKTLATVLSFVLLASCNKVEQTSSISLVERIDTTTTNAHYISNRAPLKPSALIKLPVGSVKPEGFLKEYLVRQKNGLTGHLGEISAWLQKEDNAWLNENGEGNWGWEEVPYWLKGYANIGYLLEDQKMIDEAMVWLEGTIASQREDGNFGPRHFDGDNHDFWANMIMLYCLQSYYEYSHDERVIELMTNYFKYELTVPDENFLNGYWQKLRGGDNLHSVLWLYNRTGDKFLLDLAEKIHRNTSDWVGRQHDIKDIHNYYEVRNGGEVPDWYRDQIDWHNVNHAQAFREPAQYALLSHDEQHLKASYENFEIIREHFGQVPGGMFGSDENARPGYADPRQGIETCGIVEQMNSDEHLMRITGDPFWADHAEEIAYNIYPAAVMPDFKSLHYITSPNMVLLDAENHAPGIANSGPFLMMNPFSSRCCQHNHSQGWPYFVENLWMASPDNGLVAAIYGPNTVTAKVGKEGTEVTIKEETHYPFEGQLNFTLKMDEVISFPLYLRIPAWTKNAKITINGDVVKSDISKVGFAKIDREWKSGDQITLTLPMDIKVETWEKNSNSFSVSRGPLTYSLKIGEDYVKRESDQTAIWDSKWQEGADTQKWPSWEIRPTTVWNYSLVVDKKNPEKSLEVVERAWPSSEFPFTPESVPIVIKAKAKQISEWRLDEHGLVGELKDLPKTSTSPEEEVELIPMGAARLRISAFPELK; encoded by the coding sequence ATGATACAATACCCAAAACTAAAAACCCTTGCGACTGTCCTCTCATTTGTTCTTCTTGCTTCTTGCAATAAGGTAGAGCAGACAAGTTCAATCTCCTTGGTAGAACGGATAGATACGACCACTACTAATGCACATTATATCAGTAATCGGGCACCTCTAAAACCAAGTGCTTTGATAAAACTTCCTGTAGGATCAGTCAAGCCTGAGGGCTTTCTCAAGGAATACCTAGTTCGTCAAAAAAATGGCTTAACAGGTCACTTGGGAGAGATCAGTGCCTGGCTTCAAAAGGAAGACAATGCTTGGCTCAATGAAAATGGAGAAGGAAATTGGGGCTGGGAGGAAGTACCTTATTGGTTGAAAGGCTATGCGAACATTGGCTATTTGTTGGAAGATCAAAAGATGATAGATGAGGCCATGGTTTGGTTGGAAGGAACCATAGCCAGCCAGAGGGAGGACGGGAACTTTGGCCCACGTCATTTTGATGGAGACAATCACGATTTTTGGGCCAATATGATCATGCTTTATTGTTTGCAATCTTATTATGAATACTCCCACGATGAGCGAGTGATTGAGCTGATGACAAATTATTTTAAGTATGAACTTACAGTGCCAGATGAAAATTTTCTAAATGGTTATTGGCAGAAGTTGAGGGGTGGGGATAATTTGCATAGTGTTTTGTGGCTATATAACCGCACTGGAGATAAGTTTCTGTTGGACTTGGCTGAGAAAATCCATCGAAATACTTCTGATTGGGTAGGCAGGCAGCATGACATCAAGGATATTCATAATTATTATGAAGTCAGAAATGGAGGAGAGGTGCCTGACTGGTACAGGGACCAAATTGATTGGCATAACGTCAATCATGCACAAGCTTTCAGAGAACCTGCTCAGTACGCTTTACTTTCCCATGACGAACAGCATTTAAAAGCCAGTTATGAAAATTTTGAGATTATTCGTGAGCATTTTGGCCAGGTTCCAGGAGGGATGTTTGGAAGTGACGAGAATGCCCGCCCAGGTTACGCTGATCCAAGACAAGGAATAGAGACATGTGGGATTGTGGAGCAGATGAATTCTGATGAACATTTAATGAGAATTACGGGTGATCCATTTTGGGCAGATCATGCTGAGGAGATAGCTTACAATATTTACCCTGCAGCGGTTATGCCAGACTTTAAGTCCTTGCACTACATTACCTCTCCCAATATGGTCTTGTTGGATGCAGAAAACCATGCTCCGGGTATTGCGAATAGCGGGCCTTTCTTGATGATGAATCCTTTCAGTTCCAGGTGTTGTCAACACAATCATTCCCAAGGATGGCCTTATTTTGTGGAAAATCTTTGGATGGCAAGTCCGGACAATGGTTTGGTTGCTGCTATTTATGGCCCCAATACTGTCACTGCAAAAGTGGGCAAGGAAGGCACTGAAGTGACAATCAAAGAAGAGACTCATTATCCTTTTGAAGGTCAATTGAATTTTACTTTGAAGATGGATGAGGTGATCAGTTTTCCATTGTATTTAAGAATTCCTGCATGGACAAAAAATGCAAAGATTACCATCAATGGTGATGTGGTAAAGTCTGATATTTCTAAAGTCGGTTTTGCTAAGATTGACAGAGAGTGGAAATCCGGAGATCAAATTACACTGACCTTACCAATGGACATAAAAGTGGAAACATGGGAAAAAAACAGCAATAGCTTCAGCGTTAGCCGAGGCCCTTTGACTTATTCCCTGAAAATAGGAGAAGATTATGTTAAGAGAGAAAGTGACCAAACAGCTATTTGGGATTCGAAATGGCAAGAAGGGGCAGATACACAGAAGTGGCCTTCTTGGGAAATAAGACCTACCACTGTCTGGAACTACAGCTTGGTGGTAGATAAGAAAAATCCCGAAAAGTCTCTTGAAGTTGTGGAACGCGCTTGGCCATCATCAGAATTCCCTTTTACACCCGAAAGTGTTCCGATTGTAATTAAAGCCAAGGCAAAGCAAATTTCTGAATGGAGGTTGGATGAACACGGTTTGGTCGGTGAGCTTAAAGACTTACCAAAAACATCCACTTCACCTGAGGAAGAAGTAGAATTAATTCCAATGGGAGCAGCAAGACTTAGAATCAGTGCTTTTCCAGAATTGAAATAG
- a CDS encoding DUF3823 domain-containing protein, with protein MKNSIKYIAGLFCLTLGLTSCEYDNYDEPKLLFEGNLVYQGEPIGVSYNDVYFELWEEGWQTFGNIGVAVDQDGSFSSLLFAGDYKLIIPANQGPFMNIPNTETSSDTIPLNLRGSLNMDIEVMPYYMMRNVDINGNSSTVNADFSLEQIITDSNARGVNEVVLYLSKTAFVDGRTSISSSRLGGGDIADLSNIQLSTNVPDMTPSQSYVFARVGVRIDGVEDMLFSPIQRVDF; from the coding sequence ATGAAAAATAGTATCAAATATATAGCTGGGCTCTTTTGTCTGACATTGGGTCTGACATCATGCGAGTATGATAACTATGATGAACCAAAATTGCTGTTCGAAGGTAATTTGGTTTATCAAGGTGAGCCCATTGGCGTAAGTTACAATGACGTTTATTTTGAATTATGGGAAGAAGGATGGCAGACATTTGGTAACATTGGTGTGGCGGTGGATCAAGATGGATCCTTTTCCTCACTATTGTTTGCGGGAGATTATAAACTGATCATTCCGGCCAATCAAGGACCATTTATGAATATACCCAATACAGAAACCAGTTCAGATACCATTCCTTTGAACTTAAGAGGAAGTTTGAATATGGACATTGAAGTGATGCCGTATTACATGATGAGGAATGTGGACATAAATGGAAACAGCAGCACAGTAAATGCTGATTTTTCCTTAGAGCAGATCATTACTGACTCTAATGCCAGAGGTGTGAATGAAGTAGTTCTGTATTTAAGCAAAACGGCTTTTGTAGATGGAAGAACGAGTATTAGTTCTTCAAGACTTGGGGGTGGAGACATTGCTGATTTAAGCAATATTCAATTGAGTACCAATGTTCCGGATATGACACCATCCCAAAGTTATGTGTTTGCTAGGGTGGGAGTAAGAATTGATGGAGTGGAGGATATGCTGTTTTCACCAATTCAAAGAGTAGATTTCTAA
- a CDS encoding family 43 glycosylhydrolase: MKQNFLSMLQFSILIFAVACTSNAQDAAPVTDDKGDEKIEGKYINPVFEPVLADPTVVQDGAYFYAYGTEDNWGNEGGYHLVPVIRSKDLIEWEWVADALKAKPTWKSEGGIWAPDVSKVGDEFYMYYSYSTWGDANPGIGLAISSSPEGPFVDYGKIFDSHSIGVSNSIDPFYFEEDGQKYLFWGSFRGLYMIKLSDDGKATVGEKVQVAGDHLEASYVFKKNGFYYLFGSYGSCCEGINSSYQVWVGRSAKLEGPYLDRSGNKLLDGHFGELVVKGNLGSTGFAGPGHNAEIITDQEGEDWLLYHGMLKNKPRTNNGTNRRTLLLDKILWKDGWPSIFRQEPSTKLNEGPQF, encoded by the coding sequence ATGAAGCAAAACTTTTTATCCATGTTGCAATTCAGCATCTTGATTTTTGCTGTGGCCTGCACGAGTAATGCTCAAGATGCTGCACCTGTGACAGATGATAAGGGTGATGAGAAGATAGAGGGAAAATACATCAACCCTGTTTTTGAGCCTGTTTTGGCTGACCCAACCGTAGTCCAGGATGGAGCCTATTTCTATGCTTATGGCACCGAGGACAATTGGGGAAATGAAGGAGGCTATCACCTTGTACCTGTCATTAGATCAAAAGACCTGATTGAGTGGGAATGGGTAGCAGATGCCTTGAAGGCGAAGCCGACCTGGAAATCAGAAGGCGGTATTTGGGCCCCGGACGTCAGTAAAGTGGGGGATGAATTTTATATGTATTATTCTTATTCCACTTGGGGAGATGCCAATCCTGGGATTGGACTGGCCATTTCCAGTTCACCAGAAGGACCTTTTGTGGATTATGGAAAAATTTTTGACTCTCATAGTATTGGGGTAAGTAATTCAATAGACCCTTTTTATTTTGAAGAAGATGGCCAGAAATACCTTTTCTGGGGTAGCTTCAGGGGATTGTACATGATTAAGCTTTCTGATGACGGAAAAGCTACTGTGGGAGAGAAAGTCCAGGTAGCGGGAGACCATCTGGAAGCCAGTTATGTATTCAAGAAAAATGGGTTTTACTATTTATTCGGTTCATATGGTTCGTGCTGTGAAGGAATCAATAGTTCTTATCAGGTATGGGTAGGAAGATCAGCTAAGTTGGAAGGGCCTTATTTGGACAGGTCTGGCAATAAGTTGCTGGACGGGCATTTTGGAGAATTGGTAGTAAAAGGAAATCTTGGAAGTACAGGTTTTGCAGGGCCAGGGCACAATGCAGAAATCATCACCGATCAAGAGGGAGAAGACTGGTTGTTGTATCATGGAATGCTCAAAAACAAACCTCGTACCAATAACGGAACCAACAGGCGGACTTTACTTCTGGACAAAATCCTTTGGAAGGATGGATGGCCAAGCATCTTTCGACAAGAGCCCAGTACCAAATTAAATGAAGGACCCCAATTTTGA